Part of the Brachyhypopomus gauderio isolate BG-103 chromosome 17, BGAUD_0.2, whole genome shotgun sequence genome, TCTCCTCATTCCCTGTGCTTtgtcttctcttcttctctttcacCCTCGTCGGTGGTTTCTCCCTCACATtcctgctctcctccctctACAACTCCAGATTCTTTGTCAAGTGGATCCTGATCCTCTTCagcctcctcttctccttctccacctccccgcATTGCAGTTTCTGATCGTTTGGCTTCTCCCTCTTTGTCCTTTGATCCTTTCCCCTGGTCATGTACGCCCTTCCCCTCCTCAGCCTTTCCATCTTCAGCACTCCCTCGGCCTGTTTCAATCTCCCCTTCCTCCCTCCTTTCTCCTGCTGCTGGCCCGGTGGAGCGCTCCTCTTCTGCCCCCTTCCCATCATCAAGACGTTCTTCTTCTCCTGCTTCTCCACCATCATTATTTACCCCTACATCTGCACTCTGGATCTCAGAGGCTGCAGCTGCATCCTCTGTTAAGTGTTCATCAGCATCAGCAGAATATCTCACTTCCTCCTCAGCTTTTCCAAAGTCATCCGCCCGCCTTTTCATATCACGGTGCACTTCTGGCTCCTCGCCAAGCACATCTAAATTTCCCTTCTCTTGTACTCTAAAGCAGTTAGCAGTCTCTTTTATTGGATCTTCCTGCATTGACTCTGTAGGCCTGCGAACAGGAATAAGCTGCTTTGTTTGTAGAATTCTTCTAAGATCAAAATCCACCACAACTGGAGGCAACCTCTGAGCTTCAATGTGCTGGACCGTTCTGACTGCAGTCTTCTTTCTCACGCATGTGTTACATGGACAGTACTCATCCTCGCTGCGCTGCTCACTGAACTCAGCACCACAGACAGGACTGGGAAGGACTGACTTTTTCCTCATCACTTTAAGGAGTCTTCGCCGTTGGTCAGTTTGGGCCGTAAAGTCCCTAGACAGACTGCTTATTAGTGGTTTTGGTGTCCTGCCTGCTCGACTTTGGATTTTCTGAAACTCTCGATTTATACTAGACTGTATTCTTTTATGAACCTCTTCTTTTACATCCCTGATTATTGTATCAAGCATCTCATTGTCAGTTAAATCCCATTTTACTTTGAACTCTTCCACTGCATTTGCATAGTGAGACATGAATTGCTTTTCTATTTTCTTTAACAAGCTCAAAACCCAAACTGGGTCTGGGTCTTGTGAAATGCTCTTTGTAAAAGCACCTCTCTGAACGGATGGGCATGTTCCCGAGTTAGCATTTCCCAGTTGATCCATTTCTTTATAAACTACTGGGTTTAATGTATTACTGTAATTTCTGCAGCACTTTTTACAGAAAGTTGtatccattttctttcttttttgttgaTTTTCACTTTGAATCATATCCTCACCGTGAAGGCCCTCCTCATCCTCTGGCTGTTCCCCATTTGTTTCTTCCACTTCTGGACTGCATCGCACTCTCTCAGCAATGTCTGGAGTCACAGGTTGTGAAGTGGGATATGAAACTTCTGCATTCCCTGGTGTACCAGAGTCATGCACACCCTTCTTACCAGTGTTTTCATGAATCAGCAGTGAAGGCTCCTGTTCAGCAATGGGTGCTATTCGACCCTGTGCTGTATCTGATTTCTGAACCCCACCATATACACTAACTCTGACAGACCCTAAAGAGCCACTGCTTACATCTATCCCTGATGAAGACCTTGGGTTAAATTCATCATCTGCTAAGCCATTGTCTTTAATTCTATGCTTGTCTTGCTCACTTTCAGAGGGATCAGAAAACCATAGTGATTGGAAAATGCTTAATATTTCATCGTATTTGTCATCTTTGTCATTTTTTGAGTTAATTAACTGTTGATTAATAAGGCAGTCTAGTAGGTCTTTGGCTGATGTACTTAATTTTTTCCCATATGTGGGTGAAACCTCAGGCAAGCTATTGCACCGGTCCAGTTTTGGACTGAGCAGAACCTTCATCACCTGTACTGAGGATTGACAGCGTGTAGGTAAAATTTCTCTCTTGGCTAATTTTTCAGGAGCACTGGAATTATTGCTGGCTGCAACCGTATGAGATTTCTTATTACATGTCAGTGTCTCTTCATGTATGGCACTGACATCCTGCTTGACAGTGACATTCCCTGCAGACCCTTGAAATTCTTTAATTTTTATCAGATCTTCAGACATTCCTCTTATTTCCTTGTGCAAACTCTCATCTGCATTAACAGGGACTGCTTCACTGTGCACATTTAATTCATCCCCCATGTCAAACATTGGGCCATCAACTGGTATTTTTTTAAGCCAGTCATTTACAACCTCTACAGGAGATGCATTAGGTAAATTAGATGGCATCAGTTCTAAACCCTGATCCCTATTCTTTTGTGACAAGaggctttttcccctctttttATACCTGCTACTCTTTTCACACTTAAGACAATTCTTTGTCTCTTCAAAGGTGTTTGATCTGTTTTCTGGAGCCGAATTTCCAGACTTCTCCCCTAGCAAATCTACCGCAGACCGAGTGTGAGATAAAACACTGTCACTTGAAGAACCAAGAAGTATTGTTGGCATCGTGTTTTTGTTCAGAACTTTACCATTGTGTGACACATCAGTCACAGCCCCTGCATTTGTCCTGGATGTCTGCTCTCCTTTCTTCTGTGCTCTTTTGCCTGCTTTGGAGGGTTTAACAGACTGGATAAGGCTGGTGCCACTTCCATTTATTTCCAGGTCTGAGAAGGAACCTTTCTTGATCTTTTTAGCACATTGATCCTTACACTTAGCCAAATTTGTGGCCGTACCTTTTCCAGAGACAATTTTATTTTGACTCAATTTTGAGAACCTTTCCAATATGGCTGAAGCTTTATCTATTTCACTTTTATCACCATCTTGGCTTCCATCGACTGCTTGAGTGGcacctttgctgttttttatgAATGAATTGTTTTTACTTGGCTTTGAGGCTCTGCAGGATGATTTATCGCATGAGACATCCGATGACCCTGACCAACCAGAGGGCAGAGCACATCTGCTATCATTTAACTGACTATCTGTCATGTTTTCAGCCTTTGATTTTGTTGATAGGATACTCCCAGATTTAGTTGCTGAAGTAAGTGAGAAAACCTGTTTAGTATTCATGCAGTGGTCTTGCGAAACAAAAGACTTTTTTGTATTCTCTGAGAGGGCTGAGTTCATACCACTGGCTTTTATGGCCTTGTCTGAACTGTTGAGGGCACAGTCTGATGCATCAGGTTTAGGTATCATTATCTCTGCTGGACACTTCTCCTCATCTACATTGTGTGACATGCTGCTAATGGACTCTTCACTTAGGTGTTCACATTTGTCTTCCTCATTGAGTTCAAGAGAGATAGAGGCTGTGGATGTTGGACTTAGTAGTTCACCTAACTGACCATGAAGACATGCAATTGGAGATTTTTC contains:
- the rp1l1a gene encoding uncharacterized protein rp1l1a isoform X2; translation: MRFSLSSGKSYQNGLCVTPGQPACVNTCPCTKEVILNDDIEKRVLINKDGSLSVEMKVRFRLVSDETLHWSTEIKKSTATLNKCSPLKEGDPHYFKAKPEFSDLESSSAHEVEEGEEDFSPKHLDESYCANCQEYDIWKNPMYNGGRKSPGFSSSACKIMHKKASVESVRTPSRSSEGFTEHVVEKASCFQKTAIEREKRVQYCSVNHCCSEVSTTPAKMRRTTEGTCESDAGCKCLSDADTKPNTVDFHDSLCDPESSKVPKKYHSDSAVSDSSQVFESLKEGWCDDDDLPSIAQGACAWCQGEKPGQFVHCKISQASENICLSPRPPTSASNCSALSSKHKKYRNVHPSQEMPHQLKDHANTYRTDSARSIASKVSSRSQSCRCGETLPRLMASGMHISFGESTQVVMCRGNKVCNESRARTNCPGTSESDVYGAEEVRAGERECDDSFMSTMSANTGVLSGQFRKSTVYPCCSGCKNADTAESGLSEDARHTQAQENEDVEVKSPGVRSPRSHKSNAFANHTRCVPQIASPVSDLLKNGIQNYGADTADTQGKCTESILFVLSKQCNNSDQTTRGRSSDAESMCFENAEVTNIEKKPESARSVESYTSAKSNTNRTVKDGVSTLGQDLGETSTKQMTSQDVEENDGPVLSANKTQSGHMFQELILECAMSTKSNSSSKSAKSQHTNIPSPIEPDKTYNLVPGESKKEKAVNILADSSKTCTALNTLRKKQNKIQQNTTQRELGETENAATQTSETEGKVLKAHCLEISYRSHKVNNNIPDTVSPRRSSKCHCSSYQELIEANSNNHDGCLRTMASDLKSEKSPIACLHGQLGELLSPTSTASISLELNEEDKCEHLSEESISSMSHNVDEEKCPAEIMIPKPDASDCALNSSDKAIKASGMNSALSENTKKSFVSQDHCMNTKQVFSLTSATKSGSILSTKSKAENMTDSQLNDSRCALPSGWSGSSDVSCDKSSCRASKPSKNNSFIKNSKGATQAVDGSQDGDKSEIDKASAILERFSKLSQNKIVSGKGTATNLAKCKDQCAKKIKKGSFSDLEINGSGTSLIQSVKPSKAGKRAQKKGEQTSRTNAGAVTDVSHNGKVLNKNTMPTILLGSSSDSVLSHTRSAVDLLGEKSGNSAPENRSNTFEETKNCLKCEKSSRYKKRGKSLLSQKNRDQGLELMPSNLPNASPVEVVNDWLKKIPVDGPMFDMGDELNVHSEAVPVNADESLHKEIRGMSEDLIKIKEFQGSAGNVTVKQDVSAIHEETLTCNKKSHTVAASNNSSAPEKLAKREILPTRCQSSVQVMKVLLSPKLDRCNSLPEVSPTYGKKLSTSAKDLLDCLINQQLINSKNDKDDKYDEILSIFQSLWFSDPSESEQDKHRIKDNGLADDEFNPRSSSGIDVSSGSLGSVRVSVYGGVQKSDTAQGRIAPIAEQEPSLLIHENTGKKGVHDSGTPGNAEVSYPTSQPVTPDIAERVRCSPEVEETNGEQPEDEEGLHGEDMIQSENQQKRKKMDTTFCKKCCRNYSNTLNPVVYKEMDQLGNANSGTCPSVQRGAFTKSISQDPDPVWVLSLLKKIEKQFMSHYANAVEEFKVKWDLTDNEMLDTIIRDVKEEVHKRIQSSINREFQKIQSRAGRTPKPLISSLSRDFTAQTDQRRRLLKVMRKKSVLPSPVCGAEFSEQRSEDEYCPCNTCVRKKTAVRTVQHIEAQRLPPVVVDFDLRRILQTKQLIPVRRPTESMQEDPIKETANCFRVQEKGNLDVLGEEPEVHRDMKRRADDFGKAEEEVRYSADADEHLTEDAAAASEIQSADVGVNNDGGEAGEEERLDDGKGAEEERSTGPAAGERREEGEIETGRGSAEDGKAEEGKGVHDQGKGSKDKEGEAKRSETAMRGGGEGEEEAEEDQDPLDKESGVVEGGEQECEGETTDEGEREEEKTKHRE
- the rp1l1a gene encoding uncharacterized protein rp1l1a isoform X1, which translates into the protein MQKEGSSRTNYTVKNDPQCPASHISRVTNSYPPKKITFFRSGDTQFSGVKMAIHTRNFKCFDALLDDLTQRVPLPFGVRTVTTPKGTHPIRCLEQLKDGGCYVCSDRRSIKPLDVEAAGRRPSVWPKSDQHNSWKKPVRPEEPPTAHSGQQHHWFLKRITLVKNTNPSMRRSITLSRRMARSLHAFISKISEVMQYQVRKLYTLEGQKIDSVQSLMQCPSVLVCVGREPFRALLPETLGTHVEENLPGMSSTSLSSNCSEGHENKKYVNFGLETKKSIIHPRSDSCNKSMRFSLSSGKSYQNGLCVTPGQPACVNTCPCTKEVILNDDIEKRVLINKDGSLSVEMKVRFRLVSDETLHWSTEIKKSTATLNKCSPLKEGDPHYFKAKPEFSDLESSSAHEVEEGEEDFSPKHLDESYCANCQEYDIWKNPMYNGGRKSPGFSSSACKIMHKKASVESVRTPSRSSEGFTEHVVEKASCFQKTAIEREKRVQYCSVNHCCSEVSTTPAKMRRTTEGTCESDAGCKCLSDADTKPNTVDFHDSLCDPESSKVPKKYHSDSAVSDSSQVFESLKEGWCDDDDLPSIAQGACAWCQGEKPGQFVHCKISQASENICLSPRPPTSASNCSALSSKHKKYRNVHPSQEMPHQLKDHANTYRTDSARSIASKVSSRSQSCRCGETLPRLMASGMHISFGESTQVVMCRGNKVCNESRARTNCPGTSESDVYGAEEVRAGERECDDSFMSTMSANTGVLSGQFRKSTVYPCCSGCKNADTAESGLSEDARHTQAQENEDVEVKSPGVRSPRSHKSNAFANHTRCVPQIASPVSDLLKNGIQNYGADTADTQGKCTESILFVLSKQCNNSDQTTRGRSSDAESMCFENAEVTNIEKKPESARSVESYTSAKSNTNRTVKDGVSTLGQDLGETSTKQMTSQDVEENDGPVLSANKTQSGHMFQELILECAMSTKSNSSSKSAKSQHTNIPSPIEPDKTYNLVPGESKKEKAVNILADSSKTCTALNTLRKKQNKIQQNTTQRELGETENAATQTSETEGKVLKAHCLEISYRSHKVNNNIPDTVSPRRSSKCHCSSYQELIEANSNNHDGCLRTMASDLKSEKSPIACLHGQLGELLSPTSTASISLELNEEDKCEHLSEESISSMSHNVDEEKCPAEIMIPKPDASDCALNSSDKAIKASGMNSALSENTKKSFVSQDHCMNTKQVFSLTSATKSGSILSTKSKAENMTDSQLNDSRCALPSGWSGSSDVSCDKSSCRASKPSKNNSFIKNSKGATQAVDGSQDGDKSEIDKASAILERFSKLSQNKIVSGKGTATNLAKCKDQCAKKIKKGSFSDLEINGSGTSLIQSVKPSKAGKRAQKKGEQTSRTNAGAVTDVSHNGKVLNKNTMPTILLGSSSDSVLSHTRSAVDLLGEKSGNSAPENRSNTFEETKNCLKCEKSSRYKKRGKSLLSQKNRDQGLELMPSNLPNASPVEVVNDWLKKIPVDGPMFDMGDELNVHSEAVPVNADESLHKEIRGMSEDLIKIKEFQGSAGNVTVKQDVSAIHEETLTCNKKSHTVAASNNSSAPEKLAKREILPTRCQSSVQVMKVLLSPKLDRCNSLPEVSPTYGKKLSTSAKDLLDCLINQQLINSKNDKDDKYDEILSIFQSLWFSDPSESEQDKHRIKDNGLADDEFNPRSSSGIDVSSGSLGSVRVSVYGGVQKSDTAQGRIAPIAEQEPSLLIHENTGKKGVHDSGTPGNAEVSYPTSQPVTPDIAERVRCSPEVEETNGEQPEDEEGLHGEDMIQSENQQKRKKMDTTFCKKCCRNYSNTLNPVVYKEMDQLGNANSGTCPSVQRGAFTKSISQDPDPVWVLSLLKKIEKQFMSHYANAVEEFKVKWDLTDNEMLDTIIRDVKEEVHKRIQSSINREFQKIQSRAGRTPKPLISSLSRDFTAQTDQRRRLLKVMRKKSVLPSPVCGAEFSEQRSEDEYCPCNTCVRKKTAVRTVQHIEAQRLPPVVVDFDLRRILQTKQLIPVRRPTESMQEDPIKETANCFRVQEKGNLDVLGEEPEVHRDMKRRADDFGKAEEEVRYSADADEHLTEDAAAASEIQSADVGVNNDGGEAGEEERLDDGKGAEEERSTGPAAGERREEGEIETGRGSAEDGKAEEGKGVHDQGKGSKDKEGEAKRSETAMRGGGEGEEEAEEDQDPLDKESGVVEGGEQECEGETTDEGEREEEKTKHRE